ATCGCTGCGATCCCCGAGTTGCTGAAGCTGATCGACGTCTCCGGCGGCGTCGTGACGATCGACGCGATGGGCTGCCAGAGGGAGGTCGCCGGGGCGGTCGTCGCCGCCGGCGGCGACTACGTGCTGGCGCTGAAGGGGAACCAGGGGACGCTGCATCGGGCGGCCGTCGCCCACGTCCTGGGGCGTTGGGACGAAGGGTTCGCGGGGGAGCCGGTCGGCCGCCTCCAGGTCGATGAGGCGGCCCACGGCCGTCGCGAGTCGCGGACGTACATCCAGCTCGAGGCCCCGAAGGACCTCCCCGGCTTCGAGGCGTGGCGGGGGCTGAGGTCGATCGGCGTGGCGATCTCCGAGGTCGTCCGCGAGGGAAAGACGGCGGAGGACGTCCGCTACTACATCAGCAGCCTGCCGGTCGAGCCCGACGCTAAGGCGTTCGCCCACGCGGTCCGCTCGCGCTGGGGGATCGAGAACGGCTGCCACTGGACCCTCGACGTGACCTTCCGCGAGGACGAGTCGCGAATCCGAGAGGAGCACCTGCGCCAGAACATGGCCTGGCTGAATCGCTTCTGCCTGTCCCTGCTCAAGCGGCACCCCGGGCGGGACAGCGTCGCCATGAAGCGACGCGGATGCGGATGGAGCGACGACTACTTGATGGAAGTCGTTAGAGGATCGACATGTTAGTGAGCGCTGGCCCTGGACACCTAGTTGAACCTCCTCGTCCGCGAGCAATCGCTCGTATGCCTGCAGTGCCTTCCACACATCTCCTGCCTCGCGCATCCAGGATGCGATGTTGCTGCGGGTTGTGAGCACAAGCGGATGCCCAACGCCCAGGGAATGCTCTTGATCGCGTAAAAGAGCTTCAAAAGCAGCCAGAGCCGCCCGCGCGTCGCCAGCCCGACCCGTCCATGTCGCGATCTCCGATCTAACTTCAAAAATCCAAGGGTGGGAGTCCTCGTATCGTTCACAAAACGCGGGAAGCCATTCCTGCCATCTGGCAAGATTCGCACGGGGATCGTCTGCAATTCGCTGACCGGTGCAGGCAATCGTCCGATCAGCGTTCCCGCTCATCCAGTGATGGTGAACCTCGCGCAGAAACGCATAGCGGTGCAGGGGGCCGTCGAGCAGGCGTTCCGTGCTCGGGGCGAGGGCGTCGATGGCCTCGATCATGGCGCGATGGGCGGCGGTGGCGTCGATGTCATAGCCCGCATCGGCCGCGGTCGGGCTCAGGAGGTATTCGGGGAGGGTGGCGTGAAAGAGGCCGACGTGTTCGACGGCCGCTCCGGCGTCGCCGCGGACGACGAGGCCTCCCAGGGAGTCGAGAACGGCGCGGACGGCGGCCTCGTCGGCGGGGCCTTCGAGGGTCGTGGCGGCGTGGACCAGGAGCGGGAGGGGCAGGACTGGCCCGGGGCCGGCGACGGCCAGGGAGGCGAGGACGGGACCGAAGCGATCGCGCCAGCCGGCGGCCGTCCCGCCGGTCGTCTGCTCCAGGCGTTTCGCATACGCCTCGGCGAGGGTGCCGGGCAGTCGGGTCAGATCGAGGTCCGGTTGGGCGATCACGGCGTCGGCCAGAAGCGTCGTGACCAGCCACTGGCCCTGCGCCCTGGCAAGGATGGCCGAGCGCGTCGCCTTCGGGATGCCGCGGGCCGTCAAATAGGCGTCGAGGGCCGATCCGTCGGTCGACTCCAGCGCGAGTCGACGCCCCGGCGGGCATCCCGGCGTCTCCGGATGCGCCGTGACGATCAGGCTCAGGGACTTCGGCCTCGCCCCGAACGCCGCCCCTGTCAAGGTCCGGGTCGCCTCGCCGAGCTGATCGAAGCCGTCGAGGACGATCCGCACGGCCGCGATTTCCGGCAGGTAGGCGAGCGGACGGAGCAATTTCAGGGCGAGGTGGTCGAGCCGCTTCCGCTCCTCGTCCGTCATGGCGAAGTGAAACGCCCGGACCGCCTCCGCGAAGCCGGGGACGGATCGTTTCAGTTGCGCCTCCAGGTCGCGGGCGAGGCCGACCTCGGTCGTCTGGGCCGAGAGGATCCCGATCGCCTGGACGAATGCCTCGGGGACGGCCCCGGCGGTCAGCTCGGGCCTCACGAGGGCCGACGCCAGCGTCGACTTTCCCACTCCCGCAGCGCCGATCACGACCACCACCGGCTCCGCCAGGCTCGCTTCGACAGCCTGGCGAAGTTGCTCGGTGGGTTGAAAATACCAGGTACGCTGGAGGATCGTGGGGCGTCCCTCGCTCTCTTTCCAGAAGACGTCGCCGGGATCCCTCGCCGGGTTGCGGCCCAGGTCGAGATCGGCGTTGAAGGCCGCCCGTCGCGCGGGATGATGGGCGGCCCTCAGCCTGCGGAAGACGTCGAGGGACGTGAATCGATCGCCGGCCTTCGGGTCGCCGTGTTCGAGGACTTCGATCAACGTCCGGAAGAGCGGCGCGCCGGCCGTCTCCAGGTCATCGGTCGCGGTCAGCAGCTCGAAGCCGCTCACGCCCTTCACGAACTCGGCCCAGGAGGCCATCGCCTGCTCGACGCCCATGCCGGCATGGCAGGCGTCGATGAGCACGCTCAGCCCGCGAAAGCCCGGGTACTCTTCCAGGCATTCGCCGATGCACTTCGCGAGATGCACCGCACGCTTGCTGGTGGCCTTCTGGGCGTCGGTCGGCATCAGGAAGAAATGGCTGTTCTGGAAGTCGCCGTGGCCGACGTAGGCGAGGATCAGCGCCTCCTCGGCCAGCGCCGCGCCTCGGATCGCCTCGTCGATCGCGGCCCTGGCCTGATCGACGCTCGGATCGATCAGCAGCCCCGCCGGATGACCCTCGGTGACGACGCCCGTGCACTCGCCGGGGCCGTCGGTCATCAGCGCGTGGAGCCGCAGGGCGACGTCGGGCAGGAAACTCAGCCTGCCCAGGGCCTCGCACTGCGAGCCGATGATGAGGACCCGCCGACCCGCCATGAAGGACCTCTCGCCAAAACGACCTGATGCATGAGGGGAATCGAACTTTCCACATCATACGAGGACGGGGCGAGAGGGCGACGGAAAACCGGTTGAGCCGTCGGGTCTTACTCGCCCGACATGGGGCGATTGCGGAGCGGGGTGGGCCGGGTGGCGCGGTTGTAGTCGGCGCCGGCGTAGCCGCCGACGAAGAGGGGCTTAGCCTGCGGGGTCTCCAGCACGGGACGCTGGGCGACGCGGCCGACGCCGGTTCCGGCTTCGGGGGTGGACGTGTAATAGCGGTCGCGGGCGCAGCCGGAGAGGGCGGCGGCCCAGGCCAGCCCGAGCGCGGCGGCGACCGTCGCGAACGGGTGGGGACGGCGGGGCTGGGGCTGGTCCATGACGGCCGGGCCTTTCCTGTCCTGGGGAGCGATCTTACGGCTTCTCCCCCAGGTATCGGCGATCCGCGACGATCGACTTGATCCTCATCACCCCACCCGGACTTCGCCCGCCCGAGACCCGCCGATTCCCGCCGAAAAGCTCAAGTCCCTGGGCCTTCGCGAGAACCGCGGCGGGCCTCGCAAACCATTCAAGCCGCACAAGCGGCGCGACCGATCGAAATGCCTGTCGCGGCCGATCGGAGCGGCGGGGGAACCGCCCGGGTCGGGTCGGCAAGGTGCACGCGGGGAAGGGGTTGGGATGACGAATCGTTCCGGACGTCGGACCCTGGGGGCCTCGGCCACCGCGCTCCTCGCGCTGGGGCTGGCGACGTCCGAGACGGGCCTCGCGACGGGGGGCGACGACCGATCGACCGCTCCCGCTCCCGTGCAAGCCGGCTGGCGGCCAGGCGAAGCGGTCCCGATCGCCGTCCACGAGGGCGTCGCCTCCTTCGCCGCCCCCAACGACGGCGGATCGCACGAATTGCTGGTCGTGGTCTCGTCGCTGTCTCGCGAGGCCGGGCCGTTCCCGGTTCGACTCTCGGCGCGGGCCGTCGACCGGGCGACGCCCCCCGAGCGCGCCGAGGCCAGCCCCGGCCGCACGCCCACCCTGGCGCCGTTCCGGCCCGGGTCCGAGCCGCCGAGGCCGAGCGCGGCCCCGGAGCCGCATCGCGACTTCCACATCATGGTCCGCGAGGGCGACGTCGCCGGGGCGAGCAACTACCAGGACGTCCGCGGCACCCTCCGCGCCGTGGGCGAGCGGGTGCAGGTCTACGTGGCCGAGGAGGACGTGGCGCTCGTCGACGCGGCGACGCTCGCCGACGCCGTCGAGACGTTCGACGCCCGCGTCCGCCCGGTGGCGGCCCGGACCATCGGCCTGGCGGACGACGCCGACGGCGACGGCCGGTTCACCGTCCTCTTCTCGAGCTGGCTGACGCGGCTGGGGGGCGGCCGACACGCCGTCGACGGCTACGTCCGCGTCACCGACTTCGATCCGGCCTACACGCCCCCGTTCGGCGACCGTTGCGACATGATGCACCTGAGCACCGCCCTCCGCGCCGGGCCGCAGCTCCGGACCGTCATGGCCCACGAATATACGCACGCCGTCGTGTTCACGCGCAAGTCCCTCCATCGCCCGGCCGGCGCCGGCGTCGAGGAGGAGGGCTGGCTCGACGAGGCCCTCGCGCACCTGTGCGAGGATCTCCACGGCTTCACGCGATCGAACCTGGACTACCGCGTCAGCGCGTTCCTCTCGCGGCCCGAGCGCTACCGGCTGCTCGTGGAGGACTACTACGCGGCCGACCTCTTCCGCAGCCACGGCAACCGCGGCAGCACGTACCTGTTCCTCCGCTGGTGCGCCGATCGTTACGGACCCGACCTCCTGACGACGCTCGTCGATTCGGACCTGCGAGGCGCGGCGAATTTGGAGGCGGCGACCGGGCGGCGGTTCGAGGACCTCTTCCGGGAGTGGGCGTTCGGCCTTTACGCGCGGCCCGACGCCGGCCCCTCGGCCGCCTACGCCGGCTTCCGCGGCGATGCGGCGGACAGCCCCTGGACCCCGGCGGGCCCCCGGCCCTCGCGGTCGGCCGTCGACGGCGAGCCCGACGTCTGGGAGGCGGCCGGGACGAGCCCGCACTACGCCGTGATCGACTGCGGTGAGGCGAAGGCCGTCGAGATTCGCGTCGAAGGGCCCGACGCCGCGAAGCTCCAGGTCACCGCCGCGATCCTGCCCCGCACGGCCCGGCTCGCGCTCTCGGCCCGGGCCTACACGGCCGCGAACGGCGAGCTGTTCCTCCGGGCCTCGGCGCGGGAGCGCGGGGGCTCGGCCGTCCGGCTCCTCGCCCTGGCCTGGGAGCCGCTCACGCCCCCCGCCGACGTCAACCGCTCCCCGCTCCGCCCCGGCCGCCTCGACGGCGACGGCCTGGTTGCCGCCTTCGGCGCCGCCGCCGTCCCCGCCGACGGCTCCCTCGACTCGCTCCCGATCCGGCTCGAAGGCCAGGCCCATCCCGGCCCGATCGTCCTCAAGCTCCTCGCCCTCGACGCCGACGGCCGACCCGTCACCGCCTGGACGACCCTGGGCGACGACGCCGACCTTTCGCCCTCGATCGCCCGCCGGCCTGAAGACAAGCCTTCTCGGGTTCGACGCTGAATCCAACTTGAAGCCGCCTCGTCGAGGGTCGGACCTTTTGAGACGAATCCGATGGATGGCGACGACGGGGGAGTGGATTCCGCCCTTCGTTCCCATGCGAACATGGACGAAATCGACAATTTTCGCGGAATCACTGTACAGGCGTTGACAAAAAGTCGATCTCCGGGTTGAATCCTCTGGCCCGACGCACTTCCTGTTCGCGTGAACAGGTGACGACGGAAGGATTCAAACGGGAGGTGGACCGATGCCCGAGGCGATTCCGAGCGGATTCCGGACGATCACGCCCTACCTGGCGTTCAATGGGGCGGCCGAGGCGATCGAGTTCTACAAGAAGGCGTTCGGGGCCGAGGAGCTGGTCCGGATGCCCTTCCCGGGCCCCGACGGCCAGATGGTGGTGGGTCACGCCGAGCTGAAGATCGGCGATTCGATGGTCATGCTGGGCATGGCGTGCCCCGAGCAAGGCTCGGTCGCGCCGGGCGGCGGCGGGGCGAGCGTCTCGATCCACCTGTACGTCCCGGACGTGGACGCGGTGTTCGCCAGGGCGATCGAGGCGGGGGGGACGGCCGCGATGCCCCCGACCGACATGCCCTGGGGCGACCGCTTCGGCAAGCTCGTCGACCCGTTCGGGCACCACTGGTCGGTCGCCACGCACATCGAGGACGTTTCGCCCGAGGAGATGCAGAGGCGCATGGCCGAGATGTGCGCGGGGGTGCCGGCCGAGGTCGTCTGAGCCCGGGATGGGCTCTTCGATCGCCGCGCGGGCCGCTTGCGGACGGCCCCGCGGCGTGATTCAATCCAGGCCTCGTGGTCGCAAGACGCATCGGCATCGCGGGGTCGGGAGGCTGCACGAGTCATGGATGCGGAAGCCCCGACCCTCGAAGGCGCGGATGAGGTCGTTGTCCGGGCCTCGTACCAGTACAACGAGGTCGAGTTCATCGCCTCGCGACGAGCCTCGAAGATCGCCCTCAACCGGTCGTTCGACACCTGGACGGGGCGGATCACGCTCCTCTTGCTGGCCCACGTGATGTTCGCCATCGGGGCCATGTTCATGCTGCAAGGGCTCGGCCCGGGCGCCCGGCGGCAGGGGCCGAACGCGATCGTCTTCGCCTTCGGCGCGATCCTCGCCGCCTACGGGGCCTGGCTCGCGTACCGCTGGCTGTACGGCTACCGGCGTCGCATGCGCAGGCTCTTCCACGCGTTCCCGGCGGCCGGCGACCGGGTCGACCTGGCGTTCACGCCGCGTCGGCTCGTCCGTCATAGCGAGAGGTCGGATTCGAGCATCGACTGGCTCCTGTTCCCGACCGTGGTGGAGCTGCGCGACGGGTTCGTCCTGGTGATGCGGGCCCGGCTCGACGTCTGGATCCCCAAGCACGCGTTCCGGCCCCCGTTCGACGCCCGGGCGGCCGCCGCGTTCCTGCGTTCCAGGGCGGCGAAGTACCGGGTGCTCGACCGCTTCGCCCGGCCCGCGGAGTGAACCGCCGATGGACGTCCGAGAGATCCCGTTCGTGGCGGACCCGTCCCGGGTCGTCGGCTGGGCGTCGTTCCGGTTCACGGAAGACGAATTCGTCGCCGCCACGCGGGCCGTCACGATGGCGCAACTCCGCTGGTACGGCTCGCGGTTCTGGGGGATCCTCTTCTTCGGCTTCTGGCACGTCCTGTTGCTCGGCGGCCTGTACCTGATCGTCCGCTGGGCCCGAAGCGGAGACGGCCCCGACGGGCCGGTCTCGGGCTGGACGGCGGTCGAGGGCCTCCTCGCGACCCTCGTCGCCGGGCGCATCCTCTGGGTGGGCTTCTACGGCCTCCATCGCCGCGTCCGGGCGTCGTACGCCCGGTTCCCGTTCGCCGGCGACGAGTACGCCATGGCGCTCACCCCGGATCGCTACATCACCCACAGCCCGCTGGTCGACTCCAGCGACGACTGGGCCTTCCTTCCGGGCGTGGTCGAGTTCCGCGACGGCTTCGTCCTGCTGAACAAGTCGGGCGCCGGCGGCCTCTGGCTCCCCGACCACGCCCTCCACGCCCCCTTCAACCACCCGGCCGCTGCGGCCCTCTTCCGATCCAAGGCGCCGCGCTACGCGTCATCGACCGGGCGGCCCGAATTGGGGCAAATCAGGCGGTCGAGGTGTGGCCGCCTGGCTGAGTGCGAACGCCAACAGGCCACCGCCGTGCAGCGTCGCGACGAGGATCAGCCCGACGAGGGGCCCGAACCGCCGGGCCGAGGTTCGTGCCTCTCCATTCGCGACGATCGGCAGGAAGGCTCGACGCAGCGCGAAGGCCGTCGACCCGCCTGCGGCGAGACCGAGCGCCGAAGCCTTGAACAAGATATCAGGAGCCGTGTCTAGCGGGCGGCCTGCCGACCGCCCCTGGATAAGGTCGATCCCGAACTCGAATCCCACCACGAAGGCCAGGTTCGAAAGCCCCACGATCATGACCGCGAAGCCCAAGGCCGCCAGGACGAGAGCCGACCATTCCGTCGGGCCGATCGCCAGCCCTTTTGAGCGGCGGACCTCCACGGCCGCGACGAACCACCGCGCGGCGATCAGGATGAAGCATACGGTCAGGACGGCCAAGGCAGTCCTGCCGCTGTCGTCGCGACGGACTGCGGCGCATGTCAGGGCCATCAGGCCGACGACAGTGACCGCACGCTGGAGGGTGACGCCGAGGTGGTATCGATTCATGCCGCCCCCGGGTGACGTTCGCCGTACGACTCTTCCGTTGCGATCCTTGCGGACGCGGCGTCACGAAACGAGGAAGACGACGACGGCATCGGCCCACCGCCGCCATACCCTTCAATAAGAACGGGTCTCGACGCAGCCCGTGACAGGTGTCCAAGGAGTAGGAATAGTCCGACGTTGGGCCGTTTGCGAAAGACGACCTTGAGCCGAGATCGGCAAGCGAATCTAGAGACGAGGCGAACGGCCGGCGGATAGAAGGCTGACCGCAATGCGCGCACGGTGTCGCTTCACCAAGCCGACCATCTCTCACGAATCGGGCGACGCGACGAACCTGCGTCTCCCAACCGGCGTCTGGGTCTCCAGATGATTGAATCCGCTGGGGCGATTGCCTATACTTGGGCTCGCGCTGCTGAAATGGCGCGCATCCGAGAGTGGCGACGCACATCGCGGCGAAGCGAAAGGGGCGGGACGTGACGAGCAAGCCCTGGGGCGGGCGGTTCGACGCCGGGACGGACCGGCGTGTGGAGGAGTTCACGGAGTCGATCTCGTTCGACCGCCGGCTCTTCCGGCACGACGTCCTGGGCTCCCAGGCGCACGCCAGGATGCTCGCCCACGTCGGCCTGCTGACGCAGCCCGAGTGCGAGGCCATCGTAAGGGGCCTCGGCGAGATCCAGGCCCAGATCGAGGCCGGCGACTTCCCGTTCGTCCTGGAGCGGGAGGACGTGCACATGCACATCGAGGCCGCCCTCACCGAGAAGCTCGGCGACCTCGGCCGCAAACTCCACACCGGCCGCAGCCGCAACGACCAGGTCTCGACCGACGTCAAGCTCTGGACGCGGGATGCGATCGATCGCCTCGCCGCCGGCCTGGTCCACCTGCAGCGGGCCTTCGTCGCGTCGGCCGGTAGGCACGAGGGCCTGATCCTGCCCGGCTACACCCACATGCAGCGCGCCCAGCCGGTGCTGGCCCCGCACTACTTCCTGGCCTACGTCGAGAAGCTCGAACGCGACCGCTCGCGGCTGGCCGACTGCCGCAGGCGGCTGAACGTCTTGCCCCTGGGCGCGGCGGCCCTGGCCGGGACGAGCATCCCGATCGACCGCGAGTTCACCGCCCGCGAGCTGGGCTTCGACGGCGTCGCGGCCAACAGCCTGGACGTCTCCAGCGACCGCGACTTCGCCATCGAGGCCGTCTTCGCCCTCACCCTGATCGCCGAGCACCTGGCGGGCTGGGCCGAGGAGTGGATCCTCTGGAGCACCCAGGAGTTCGGCTTCTTGAAGCTGCCCGACGCCATCTGCACCGGCTCCAGCATCATGCCCCAGAAGAAGAACCCGGACGTCCTGGAGCTGATCCGAGGCCGCTCCGCCCGCGTGATCGGCTCGCTGACGACCCTGCTCGTCCTCATCAAGGGCCTGCCGCTGGCCTACAACCGCGACCTCCAGGAAGACAAGATCCCCCTGTTCGACGCCTTCGACACCGTCGAGGCCTGCGTCGAGCTGGCCGCCGTGGTCGTCTCGGGCGCGAGCCTCCGGCCCGAGCGGATCGCCGAGCGCCTCGACGAGGGGTTCCTCGACGCCACGACCCTGATGGAGCACCTGATCCTCAACGGCGTCCCCCAGCGCACGGCCCACGAGGTCATCGGCCGGCTCGTCGGCCTCTGCGAGCGCAAAGGGCTGAAACGCCTGGCCGACCTGGCCGACGCCGACCTGGCCGAGGCCTCCCCCAAGCTCGGCCCCGAGTCCCGAGGGCTGCTGGGGGTGGAGGCCGCGATCCGGGCGTTCAAGTCGTACGGCTCGACCGCGCCGGCGGAGGTCGCCGGGCAGGTCGAGCGGTGGAAGACGAAGCTGGAACTGTGAGACCGCGCGACGGTCGCCGATCGTTTTGAACGAAGCAGGGAAACCGAGAATGGACGCGTTCCAATACCGCGAGAATCAGCTCTTCTGCGAATCCGTGCCGGTCGCCAGGCTGGCCGAGGAGTACGGGACGCCGCTGTACGTCTACAGCGGCTCGATGATCCTGGACGCGCTGCGGACCCTGCAGGCGGTCTACGCCGAGGTCGACCCGCTGGTCTGCTACTCGGTGAAGGCGAATTCGAACCTGGGCGTGCTGAGGCTCCTGAACGGGCACGGCAGCGGGTTCGACGTGGTCTCGGGGGGTGAGCTGTTCCGGGTGCTGAAGGCGGGGGGAGACCCGGGCAAGACGGTGTTCGCGGGAGTCGGCAAGAGCGACCCCGAGATCGCCCAGGCGATCGACGCCGGCGTCCTGATGTTCAACGTCGAGAGCGAAGCCGAGCTGGATTCGATCGCCCGGGTCGCCGCCGAGATGGGGCGGATCGCGCCGATCGCCCTGCGGGTCAACCCCGACGTCGACCCCAAGACGCATCGGTACACGTCGACGGGCCAGAAGCAATCCAAGTTCGGCGTCGACATCGAGCGGGCCGTGCGGATCGCGCAGACGGCGAAGGATAAACCGAGCCTGACGATGATCGGCATGCACATGCACATCGGCTCGCAGATCACCTCGGTCGACCCCTACGTCAAGGCGGTCGCCAAGGGGGTCGAGCTGATCCGGCAGCTGCGCGAGATGGGCCACCCGATCGCCTGGTACAACATGGGGGGCGGCTACGGGATCGCCTACAAGGGCCACGAGGCCCGGCCGATCCGCGAGTTCGCCGAGGCGATCCTGCCCGGGATCAAGGCCGCGGGGTGCCGGCTGGCGATCGAGCCGGGGCGGGTGATCGCCGGGAACGCCGGCGTGCTGGTCAGCCGTGTGTTATATACCAAGCAGTCGGGCGACAAGCGGTTCCTGATCCAGGACGCCGCCATGAACGACCTGATCCGGCCGGCGCTCTACGAGTCGTTCCACCGGATCTGGCCGGTGGCGGTCCCCGAAGGGCTGCCCGCGCCGCCGACCGACTACGAGGCCGAGATCCCCGGCGCCGAGCCCCGGGACGTCGTCGGCCCGATCTGCGAGAGCGGCGACTTCTTCG
The DNA window shown above is from Paludisphaera mucosa and carries:
- a CDS encoding ISAs1 family transposase translates to MADASRFGMDEVAAFFQDLDDPRSEINRKHPLASVVVIALVAVLAGASGPTAIARWAAFKRGLLESILPLPNGVPCKDVFRRVLMALRPEAFQPCFAAWLRSLRDEAAAETGVERPTLAIDGKTLRRSHDRKNGLGALHSVTAWASEYGLSLGQVACDEKSNEIAAIPELLKLIDVSGGVVTIDAMGCQREVAGAVVAAGGDYVLALKGNQGTLHRAAVAHVLGRWDEGFAGEPVGRLQVDEAAHGRRESRTYIQLEAPKDLPGFEAWRGLRSIGVAISEVVREGKTAEDVRYYISSLPVEPDAKAFAHAVRSRWGIENGCHWTLDVTFREDESRIREEHLRQNMAWLNRFCLSLLKRHPGRDSVAMKRRGCGWSDDYLMEVVRGSTC
- the lysA gene encoding diaminopimelate decarboxylase, giving the protein MDAFQYRENQLFCESVPVARLAEEYGTPLYVYSGSMILDALRTLQAVYAEVDPLVCYSVKANSNLGVLRLLNGHGSGFDVVSGGELFRVLKAGGDPGKTVFAGVGKSDPEIAQAIDAGVLMFNVESEAELDSIARVAAEMGRIAPIALRVNPDVDPKTHRYTSTGQKQSKFGVDIERAVRIAQTAKDKPSLTMIGMHMHIGSQITSVDPYVKAVAKGVELIRQLREMGHPIAWYNMGGGYGIAYKGHEARPIREFAEAILPGIKAAGCRLAIEPGRVIAGNAGVLVSRVLYTKQSGDKRFLIQDAAMNDLIRPALYESFHRIWPVAVPEGLPAPPTDYEAEIPGAEPRDVVGPICESGDFFAKDRPLPPLDRGDLLATFSAGAYGMVMASNYNTRPRAAEVLVEGDQAKLVRRRETLDDLVAQELDL
- the argH gene encoding argininosuccinate lyase, which gives rise to MTSKPWGGRFDAGTDRRVEEFTESISFDRRLFRHDVLGSQAHARMLAHVGLLTQPECEAIVRGLGEIQAQIEAGDFPFVLEREDVHMHIEAALTEKLGDLGRKLHTGRSRNDQVSTDVKLWTRDAIDRLAAGLVHLQRAFVASAGRHEGLILPGYTHMQRAQPVLAPHYFLAYVEKLERDRSRLADCRRRLNVLPLGAAALAGTSIPIDREFTARELGFDGVAANSLDVSSDRDFAIEAVFALTLIAEHLAGWAEEWILWSTQEFGFLKLPDAICTGSSIMPQKKNPDVLELIRGRSARVIGSLTTLLVLIKGLPLAYNRDLQEDKIPLFDAFDTVEACVELAAVVVSGASLRPERIAERLDEGFLDATTLMEHLILNGVPQRTAHEVIGRLVGLCERKGLKRLADLADADLAEASPKLGPESRGLLGVEAAIRAFKSYGSTAPAEVAGQVERWKTKLEL
- a CDS encoding VOC family protein, with translation MPEAIPSGFRTITPYLAFNGAAEAIEFYKKAFGAEELVRMPFPGPDGQMVVGHAELKIGDSMVMLGMACPEQGSVAPGGGGASVSIHLYVPDVDAVFARAIEAGGTAAMPPTDMPWGDRFGKLVDPFGHHWSVATHIEDVSPEEMQRRMAEMCAGVPAEVV
- a CDS encoding YcxB family protein, which gives rise to MDAEAPTLEGADEVVVRASYQYNEVEFIASRRASKIALNRSFDTWTGRITLLLLAHVMFAIGAMFMLQGLGPGARRQGPNAIVFAFGAILAAYGAWLAYRWLYGYRRRMRRLFHAFPAAGDRVDLAFTPRRLVRHSERSDSSIDWLLFPTVVELRDGFVLVMRARLDVWIPKHAFRPPFDARAAAAFLRSRAAKYRVLDRFARPAE